One genomic region from Candidatus Ryanbacteria bacterium CG10_big_fil_rev_8_21_14_0_10_43_42 encodes:
- a CDS encoding 30S ribosomal protein S9: protein MATATKKQSSTEPYTEGIGRRKTSVARVRIYERGTGITVNDKDYHDYFPGASLHHIVEEALKKTDLHQQKKVSVHVSGGGLYAQAEAIRHGLARALVLLHEDLKKPLRDLGFLTRDSRMKERKKFGLRSARRAPQWSKR from the coding sequence ATGGCAACAGCAACTAAAAAACAATCTTCCACGGAACCATACACGGAAGGCATAGGAAGACGGAAAACATCTGTTGCCCGGGTGCGTATCTACGAAAGGGGAACCGGTATTACGGTAAATGATAAAGATTATCATGATTATTTTCCCGGAGCATCTCTGCATCATATTGTAGAGGAAGCATTGAAAAAAACAGACTTACATCAGCAGAAGAAGGTTTCCGTGCACGTCTCCGGTGGCGGACTTTACGCCCAAGCGGAAGCCATACGTCATGGCTTGGCACGGGCATTGGTATTACTGCATGAAGATTTAAAAAAACCCTTGCGTGACCTTGGATTTCTTACACGTGATTCCCGTATGAAAGAACGAAAGAAATTCGGCC
- a CDS encoding alanine--tRNA ligase, whose protein sequence is MTSDEIRKRFLDFFEKRGHTIVPSAPLVPENDPSVLFNTAGMQPLVPYLMGLPHPTGSRRIANTQKCIRTVDIEEVGDNTHLTFFEMLGNWSLGDYFKKEAIEWSYEFLTSKDDGLALDPKRLYVTVFEGNETAPADTEAYAIWENIFERENLDPKKRIFYMDAKSNWWSPGEQGPCGPDSEMFYDLTGNLTGGLSKKEFIAADAKQELVEIWNDVFMEYEKKDGAIVGKLKNKNVDTGSGFERVVAVVQKKHHVYDTDLFLPVITHIKNHALHSDTTHERIIADHMRASVFIMGDGVAPSNTDRGYILRRLLRRSIRRADILGIPPYTLSSLIPVILQKYNDAYPALKMKEHDIEKGVREEETKFRQTLERGLKEFEKYKKHTISGSDAFTLFSTYGFPLELIEEIAKEKEITVDKKGFYEEMKHHQHISRTSSTGKFKGGLANMNEKTTMLHTATHLMLAALRAYLGPDVHQAGSNINEERARFDFTYPKKVERDILDKVEDYVNSAIQKKCPMTTKIVPKEEARQTGVEGSFWEKYPDDVTVYSIICSDDTVYSKELCGGPHVKNTGDIIGVFKIKKEEASSAGIRRIRAVLE, encoded by the coding sequence ATGACTTCCGATGAAATTCGAAAACGGTTCTTGGACTTTTTTGAGAAACGAGGACACACTATTGTGCCGTCGGCGCCTTTAGTGCCGGAAAATGATCCTTCCGTTCTTTTTAATACCGCCGGTATGCAACCACTCGTGCCATACCTTATGGGATTACCGCATCCTACCGGCAGTAGAAGAATTGCCAATACGCAAAAATGTATCCGTACCGTTGATATTGAAGAAGTGGGTGATAATACCCATCTTACATTTTTTGAGATGCTCGGTAATTGGTCGCTAGGGGATTATTTTAAAAAAGAAGCGATTGAATGGAGTTATGAATTTCTGACATCCAAAGATGACGGCCTGGCACTTGATCCAAAACGTCTCTATGTAACCGTTTTTGAGGGAAACGAGACAGCACCCGCAGACACAGAAGCATATGCTATATGGGAAAATATTTTTGAACGAGAAAATCTTGACCCCAAAAAAAGAATATTTTATATGGACGCAAAATCAAATTGGTGGAGTCCGGGAGAACAAGGCCCGTGTGGTCCGGATAGTGAAATGTTCTATGATCTTACAGGAAATCTTACCGGGGGTCTTTCCAAAAAAGAATTTATTGCCGCTGATGCAAAGCAAGAATTAGTGGAGATATGGAATGACGTATTTATGGAGTATGAAAAAAAGGATGGCGCTATCGTTGGCAAATTAAAAAATAAAAATGTTGATACCGGATCCGGATTTGAGCGCGTTGTTGCTGTGGTACAGAAAAAACACCATGTGTACGATACTGATCTGTTTCTACCCGTCATTACGCACATAAAAAACCATGCTCTTCATTCCGATACGACACATGAACGTATTATCGCAGACCACATGCGAGCAAGCGTTTTTATCATGGGAGACGGAGTTGCGCCCTCAAATACCGACAGAGGATACATCTTAAGACGGCTTTTGCGGCGCAGTATTCGCCGTGCCGACATACTGGGCATACCTCCATATACTCTTTCTTCCCTTATTCCGGTAATTCTACAAAAATATAATGATGCATATCCTGCCTTGAAGATGAAAGAACACGACATAGAAAAGGGAGTGCGGGAAGAAGAAACAAAATTTAGGCAGACATTGGAAAGAGGCCTGAAGGAATTTGAAAAATATAAAAAGCATACCATATCGGGATCGGACGCATTCACCTTGTTTTCCACGTATGGATTTCCCCTGGAACTTATTGAGGAAATAGCAAAGGAAAAAGAAATTACGGTTGATAAAAAAGGATTTTATGAAGAAATGAAACATCATCAGCATATCTCCCGTACAAGTTCAACCGGTAAATTTAAGGGAGGACTTGCCAATATGAATGAGAAAACAACCATGCTTCATACGGCAACTCATCTTATGCTTGCGGCACTCCGCGCCTACTTAGGGCCGGACGTTCATCAGGCAGGATCAAATATCAATGAAGAACGCGCACGATTTGATTTTACATATCCGAAAAAGGTAGAACGCGATATTCTTGATAAGGTGGAAGACTACGTTAATTCCGCCATACAAAAAAAATGTCCCATGACAACAAAAATAGTTCCGAAAGAAGAAGCTCGGCAAACCGGTGTCGAAGGAAGTTTTTGGGAAAAATATCCTGACGATGTAACGGTATACAGCATCATATGTAGCGACGACACCGTATACTCCAAAGAGTTATGCGGCGGCCCTCATGTAAAAAACACCGGAGACATTATTGGTGTGTTCAAAATTAAAAAGGAAGAAGCATCATCCGCCGGAATACGCAGAATTCGCGCTGTGTTAGAATAA
- a CDS encoding 50S ribosomal protein L13, protein MNTVTKKVHTIDASGKVLGRVATEAAHFLRGKASPSFRPHEKPEDCVVIVNAKKITLSGNKEEVKTYKRYSGYPSGLNYTPYKKAFDRDPGWVIKKAIMGMLPKNKLRKHMISNLTIHNGNSN, encoded by the coding sequence ATGAATACGGTAACAAAAAAAGTACATACAATTGATGCATCGGGCAAGGTGCTTGGGCGTGTGGCGACAGAGGCCGCTCACTTTTTACGCGGAAAAGCGAGTCCTTCATTTCGCCCCCACGAAAAACCGGAAGATTGCGTTGTAATAGTAAATGCTAAAAAAATAACATTAAGCGGCAATAAAGAAGAGGTAAAAACATATAAACGATACTCCGGCTATCCAAGTGGTCTTAATTATACCCCTTACAAAAAAGCATTTGATCGTGATCCGGGATGGGTTATCAAAAAAGCTATTATGGGCATGCTTCCCAAAAATAAACTGCGAAAACACATGATTAGTAATTTAACTATCCACAATGGCAACAGCAACTAA
- a CDS encoding 50S ribosomal protein L17 produces MSYTVQGKKLKRNRNQRRALLKSLAANLITHKKIKTTLSKAKNVRPFVERLISIARKDTVASRRYVARYLPKEVVKTLTELVPEYKERPGGYTRITKAGLRKHDASKIAFIEFVK; encoded by the coding sequence ATGTCATACACCGTACAAGGGAAAAAACTGAAACGCAACCGAAATCAGCGACGCGCACTCTTAAAGAGTCTGGCGGCTAATTTAATAACGCATAAAAAAATAAAAACAACGCTTTCCAAGGCGAAGAATGTACGTCCCTTTGTAGAACGGCTAATTTCTATTGCTCGAAAAGATACCGTAGCTTCACGAAGATATGTAGCACGATATCTGCCAAAAGAGGTCGTAAAGACTCTAACGGAACTGGTACCGGAATATAAGGAACGCCCCGGCGGCTACACGCGCATCACAAAAGCGGGGCTTCGCAAGCATGATGCCAGTAAAATAGCCTTTATTGAATTTGTAAAATAG
- a CDS encoding tRNA 2-thiouridine(34) synthase MnmA → MHYGKKSKKVYVAMSGGVDSSVAALLLKKQGYDVYGVFMKEWIPPDIVCTSADDRIMASRVAAFLGIPFTVWDFSDAYEKKVAHYMLLEYKKGRTPNPDIMCNKEIKFKMFLNRALKEGADFIATGHYIKKRRTEDKELQNSIYSLFEAEDKNKDQTYFLWTLTQKELMHSLFPIGEYTKNTVRALAKKAKLPSWDKKDSQGVCFVGQFDFAEFLRMRIPQKQGDVLNETGNIIGTHDGTAFYTIGQRHGFNISVEEGGMDKKPLYVSTKDMKRNTITVVENHNSLLAKKELTVSNINWITEKHPKLPLSCLARIRYRQPLQDATLQVLHKDNTGQKIESYYVTFKKPQKAVTPGQSIVFYANGGEMIGGGIIAGL, encoded by the coding sequence ATGCATTATGGTAAAAAATCAAAAAAAGTATATGTAGCCATGAGCGGCGGCGTTGATTCTTCCGTAGCGGCTTTACTGCTTAAAAAGCAAGGATACGATGTCTACGGAGTATTCATGAAAGAATGGATACCACCCGATATAGTCTGTACATCCGCCGATGATCGCATTATGGCATCCCGCGTAGCGGCTTTTTTAGGCATACCCTTTACCGTATGGGATTTTAGCGATGCGTATGAAAAAAAGGTGGCGCATTATATGCTTCTCGAATATAAAAAAGGACGCACGCCAAACCCTGATATTATGTGCAATAAAGAGATAAAATTTAAAATGTTTCTTAATCGCGCCCTTAAAGAAGGGGCGGATTTCATAGCAACCGGACATTACATTAAAAAACGGAGAACAGAGGATAAAGAATTACAAAATTCCATCTATAGTCTTTTTGAAGCGGAGGATAAAAATAAAGATCAAACATATTTCCTCTGGACTCTTACGCAAAAAGAACTTATGCATAGTCTTTTTCCTATTGGGGAATACACGAAAAACACCGTACGCGCACTGGCGAAAAAAGCAAAATTGCCTTCATGGGACAAAAAAGATTCCCAAGGCGTATGTTTTGTAGGACAATTTGATTTCGCGGAATTTTTACGCATGCGTATACCGCAAAAACAAGGAGATGTGTTAAATGAAACCGGAAATATTATTGGCACGCATGACGGTACTGCGTTTTATACCATCGGTCAAAGACATGGTTTTAATATTTCAGTCGAAGAAGGAGGCATGGATAAAAAACCATTATATGTTTCGACAAAAGATATGAAACGCAACACCATAACCGTCGTTGAAAACCATAATTCATTGCTTGCAAAAAAAGAACTTACCGTATCCAATATAAACTGGATAACGGAAAAGCATCCCAAACTTCCGCTTTCATGTCTTGCGCGTATTCGCTACCGGCAACCCTTGCAGGACGCAACTCTACAAGTATTACATAAAGATAATACGGGGCAGAAAATTGAAAGCTATTATGTAACATTTAAAAAACCGCAAAAAGCCGTAACTCCCGGTCAATCAATCGTATTCTACGCAAACGGAGGAGAGATGATTGGTGGCGGTATTATTGCCGGCCTGTAA
- a CDS encoding 30S ribosomal protein S11: MTIAALKKKIKRRISAGHVYINSTYNNTIITFTDEHGAVIFWGSAGSLGFSGAKKSTPYAASKVATLLTERAKAIGLENVNIFVRGVGAGRESAIRSIASGGLAITFIKDMTPVPFNGPRARKVRHP; the protein is encoded by the coding sequence TTGACGATCGCCGCTTTGAAGAAAAAAATTAAGCGACGCATTTCCGCAGGGCACGTATATATTAATTCCACATACAATAACACCATCATCACATTCACTGATGAACACGGCGCTGTTATTTTTTGGGGAAGTGCCGGATCACTTGGATTTTCGGGTGCCAAGAAAAGCACTCCCTATGCCGCTTCTAAAGTTGCAACACTACTAACGGAACGCGCAAAAGCAATTGGTCTTGAAAATGTTAATATTTTTGTACGCGGTGTTGGTGCCGGACGTGAGTCTGCCATTCGATCAATCGCATCGGGAGGACTTGCCATTACATTTATAAAAGACATGACTCCCGTCCCCTTTAATGGTCCTCGAGCACGAAAAGTTCGCCACCCATAG
- a CDS encoding 30S ribosomal protein S13: MARISGIDIPDNKKIDIALTYVYGIGRQSANGILSSAKVDPAKRTSDLSPQELSRIREIIEKSHKVEGDLRREIAGNIKRLRDINSYRGTRHLRGLPSHGQRTKTNSRTRRGNTRKTMGSGRRSVDKK; the protein is encoded by the coding sequence ATGGCACGTATTTCAGGCATTGATATACCGGACAATAAGAAAATTGATATTGCTCTTACCTATGTGTATGGCATCGGTCGGCAATCCGCAAACGGTATTCTTTCATCTGCAAAAGTTGATCCCGCAAAAAGAACTTCCGACCTTTCTCCACAGGAATTATCCCGCATCCGCGAGATAATAGAGAAAAGCCATAAAGTGGAGGGGGATTTGCGGCGTGAAATTGCGGGAAATATAAAACGTCTCCGTGATATTAATTCTTATCGAGGCACGCGCCACTTACGCGGACTACCCTCCCATGGACAGCGCACCAAAACGAATTCCCGCACGCGTCGTGGAAATACGCGCAAAACAATGGGGAGCGGACGGCGGTCGGTAGATAAGAAATAG
- a CDS encoding amino-acid racemase, whose product MGRCLMITCERVSEVNEAFREYLTLFQTPVWLKFIKNTQGADPVIIALMQDGCIAGYFIGCMVKKFGIRILGSPFPGWTTGYMGFCLSNAISPEKALFAVTDYAFHKLGCMHIEIMDKDINLSQFYAISKKYPLSHRIFGTFEIDLTQSPDILLGKMNQNRRRNLKAAKKNGITIEEAPMDTSFVRDYHDNLIAVFKKQHSTPTYDEKRVKALIDTLGSFELLLLLRIYNRDRVCIATGIFPAWNSIAYFWGGASIPAYNYLRPNESMHWYAMMYWKTHGMRIYNMGGGGEYKKKYGGTTIETPWVRISRYKPILFLRTYAEKLHKSLLKIPYIAA is encoded by the coding sequence ATGGGGAGATGTCTAATGATCACATGTGAACGGGTGAGTGAGGTTAACGAGGCATTCAGAGAGTATTTAACATTATTTCAAACACCGGTGTGGCTGAAATTCATAAAAAATACTCAAGGAGCAGATCCCGTTATAATCGCTCTTATGCAGGACGGGTGCATTGCCGGATACTTTATAGGGTGTATGGTAAAAAAATTTGGCATACGTATTCTTGGAAGTCCTTTTCCGGGCTGGACAACCGGTTATATGGGATTTTGCCTATCAAATGCCATATCGCCGGAAAAAGCTCTATTTGCTGTTACGGATTATGCATTCCATAAACTTGGGTGTATGCATATAGAGATTATGGACAAGGACATAAACCTCTCGCAATTTTACGCTATTTCCAAAAAGTATCCTTTATCTCACAGGATATTTGGGACGTTTGAGATCGACCTTACTCAATCGCCGGATATTCTTCTTGGAAAAATGAATCAGAATCGCCGGCGCAACTTGAAAGCGGCTAAAAAAAACGGCATAACCATAGAAGAAGCACCTATGGACACGAGTTTTGTCCGGGATTATCACGATAACCTTATAGCTGTTTTCAAAAAACAGCACAGCACCCCCACATACGATGAAAAGCGTGTTAAAGCCTTGATTGATACTCTAGGTAGTTTCGAATTACTTCTATTGCTTAGGATATATAATAGGGATAGGGTATGTATTGCAACCGGTATATTTCCGGCATGGAATTCCATTGCATACTTTTGGGGTGGCGCCAGTATTCCCGCATATAATTATCTACGGCCAAATGAATCCATGCATTGGTACGCTATGATGTACTGGAAGACGCACGGCATGCGAATTTATAATATGGGTGGTGGCGGTGAATATAAGAAAAAGTACGGAGGGACGACAATTGAAACACCGTGGGTAAGAATTTCACGCTATAAACCCATATTGTTTCTTCGTACGTACGCGGAGAAGCTTCATAAATCGTTATTAAAAATACCATACATCGCCGCGTAA
- the rpmJ gene encoding 50S ribosomal protein L36: MKVRASVKKICNKCKIIRRKGRLYVTCTVPKHKQRQG; this comes from the coding sequence ATGAAAGTTCGAGCTTCGGTGAAAAAGATCTGTAATAAATGTAAAATAATCCGTCGCAAGGGACGGCTCTATGTTACGTGCACCGTTCCGAAGCATAAACAGCGTCAGGGATAG
- the rpmG gene encoding 50S ribosomal protein L33 has protein sequence MPQPNLIKLQCTTCKRINYWTRKNKKKVERKLDLSKFCKWDRARTPHKEIKK, from the coding sequence ATGCCACAGCCAAATCTTATCAAACTTCAATGCACAACGTGCAAACGAATCAACTACTGGACTCGCAAAAATAAGAAAAAGGTAGAGCGAAAACTTGATCTTTCGAAATTTTGCAAATGGGATCGCGCACGCACACCTCACAAAGAAATTAAGAAATAA
- a CDS encoding translation initiation factor IF-1: MAHNSDKIIKEGSVTETLPNTTFRVTLDDGGEILAHLGGKMRLHYIRVLLGDRVRIEMSPYDMSKGRIVHRL; the protein is encoded by the coding sequence ATGGCACATAATTCCGATAAGATCATAAAAGAGGGTTCTGTTACAGAAACCTTGCCAAATACAACGTTTCGCGTTACGTTAGACGATGGTGGGGAGATTCTTGCCCATCTGGGGGGTAAAATGAGACTTCATTATATTCGCGTTTTACTCGGCGATCGCGTGCGTATAGAAATGAGCCCCTATGATATGTCTAAAGGACGCATTGTGCATAGACTATAA
- a CDS encoding 30S ribosomal protein S4 has translation MKDPKCKTCRRAGEKLFLKGERCFTSKCAIVRKPYAPGIQGGKTTRRRRNISEYGTQLREKQKVRHMHHIDETQFGNYVRHAMTIKGADAGEKLMETLTRRLDTVVFMSGFTVSRSIARQLISHGHIRINDKKASISSTIIKPGDVISLSSRIKESAFKEIIEQSIKDSKPPLWITMDAEKLQATVTKMPDAEPSSHNTKLIIEYYAR, from the coding sequence ATGAAAGATCCAAAATGTAAAACATGTCGCCGTGCCGGAGAAAAACTCTTCCTAAAAGGGGAGCGTTGTTTTACTTCCAAATGTGCTATCGTACGAAAGCCCTACGCCCCCGGCATACAAGGCGGTAAGACAACGCGTCGCCGGAGAAATATTTCAGAATACGGCACACAATTGCGTGAAAAACAAAAAGTTCGTCATATGCATCACATAGACGAAACCCAGTTCGGCAACTATGTTCGGCATGCCATGACGATAAAAGGAGCTGATGCGGGTGAAAAACTTATGGAAACACTTACGCGGCGTCTTGATACCGTAGTGTTTATGTCGGGGTTTACCGTATCACGCAGTATTGCCCGTCAGCTTATCAGTCATGGTCATATTCGGATAAATGATAAAAAAGCCAGTATTTCATCCACCATTATAAAACCGGGTGATGTCATATCGCTCTCTTCCCGCATTAAAGAAAGCGCGTTTAAAGAAATAATCGAACAATCCATCAAGGACAGCAAACCGCCGTTATGGATAACGATGGATGCGGAAAAACTTCAAGCAACGGTAACAAAAATGCCTGATGCAGAACCTTCTTCGCACAACACGAAACTTATTATTGAGTACTATGCTCGTTAA
- a CDS encoding DNA-directed RNA polymerase subunit alpha, whose protein sequence is MKHDIILPSKPKTISEEGNAGIFEIDGFYPGYGITVGNVIRRILLSSLPGAAITQVKIDGVQHEFSTIDGVQEDVITILLNLKKLRFIMQGDESQTVEVSIKGVKTLTGKDIKTPSTIEIINPDAHIMTVTDKNTSITMEFTVEKGLGYATRASLHKDKVDVGMMTLDALFSPIQKATHEVEDMRVGDRTDYNRLRLHIETDGTITPREALMRAIAIALEQFTALAGAISDTPVEESTPAELSLIAGELSTIEDTDSDDDGVDVNKVKIEDLHLPSRTINALHENGIRTIGGLLRKDTETLSEIPGIGDKAIQEIRRAIGSMGLTLK, encoded by the coding sequence ATGAAACACGATATTATTTTGCCATCAAAGCCAAAAACAATCTCGGAAGAGGGGAATGCCGGGATTTTTGAGATAGACGGCTTTTATCCGGGCTACGGCATCACGGTGGGTAATGTTATCCGCCGTATTCTTCTTTCCTCCTTGCCCGGCGCCGCTATTACTCAAGTAAAAATTGATGGCGTGCAACACGAATTTTCAACTATTGATGGCGTGCAAGAAGATGTTATAACCATTCTTCTTAACCTTAAAAAACTCCGGTTTATCATGCAGGGTGACGAATCTCAAACGGTTGAAGTATCTATAAAAGGGGTTAAAACACTCACCGGCAAAGATATAAAAACACCTTCAACTATTGAAATTATTAACCCCGATGCGCATATTATGACGGTAACTGATAAAAATACGTCCATTACGATGGAATTTACCGTGGAAAAAGGATTAGGATACGCCACGCGCGCCTCACTTCATAAAGATAAGGTTGATGTTGGCATGATGACATTGGATGCATTATTTAGCCCCATTCAAAAGGCAACGCACGAAGTCGAAGACATGCGTGTAGGAGATCGCACCGATTATAATCGTCTTCGTCTCCACATTGAAACTGACGGTACTATTACGCCCCGAGAAGCCCTCATGCGCGCTATAGCAATCGCTCTTGAGCAATTTACGGCACTTGCGGGAGCCATTAGCGACACACCCGTGGAAGAAAGCACACCGGCGGAACTTTCTCTGATAGCAGGGGAGTTAAGCACTATAGAAGATACCGACTCCGATGATGATGGCGTTGACGTAAATAAAGTAAAGATAGAAGACTTACACTTACCGTCACGTACCATCAATGCACTGCATGAAAACGGCATTCGCACCATCGGCGGCCTTCTTCGAAAAGATACCGAAACATTATCCGAAATTCCCGGCATTGGAGATAAGGCCATCCAGGAAATAAGACGCGCAATTGGAAGTATGGGACTAACGCTTAAATAA